In a single window of the Candidatus Poribacteria bacterium genome:
- a CDS encoding LamG domain-containing protein, which produces MTRYILICWGTCMILVGLAFGGNPNNVVAMWLFDEGQGKTVRDSSGNGNDGVINGDPKWVEGKFGKGPEFDGSDDYIAVPDSDSLDVNGNQITIVAWIKGSGWPAANHVVRKLHDQAQGHIYVLRIQPDTIRAYIATDAKPSPGYQVNGATSLNTDRWYHVALVYDGNEIRVYLNGELDGSQTASGKIETSDGELRIARGDPAGYFAGVIDEVAIFNVALDEGEIKEIMEGGLKTSLGVSPPGKLTTTWGEVKWSLQKVLHSRSNPELR; this is translated from the coding sequence GGGGAACATGTATGATCCTCGTCGGATTGGCCTTCGGGGGCAATCCGAATAACGTCGTCGCCATGTGGCTTTTCGACGAGGGTCAGGGAAAAACGGTTAGGGATTCGTCGGGAAACGGCAACGACGGTGTGATCAACGGCGATCCCAAGTGGGTGGAGGGCAAATTCGGAAAAGGGCCGGAGTTCGACGGCTCTGACGACTACATCGCCGTCCCTGATTCCGATAGCTTGGATGTAAACGGCAATCAGATAACGATCGTGGCCTGGATAAAAGGGAGCGGATGGCCGGCGGCAAATCACGTCGTCCGTAAGCTACATGATCAAGCTCAAGGACATATCTATGTGCTCAGGATCCAACCCGATACGATCAGGGCTTACATAGCCACCGACGCTAAACCCTCTCCCGGTTATCAGGTGAACGGTGCTACCTCTCTCAATACCGACAGATGGTACCATGTCGCCCTCGTTTATGACGGAAATGAGATAAGGGTATATTTGAACGGAGAGTTAGACGGCTCTCAGACGGCCTCCGGAAAGATAGAGACAAGCGATGGGGAGCTGAGGATCGCCAGAGGGGACCCGGCGGGCTATTTCGCCGGAGTTATCGACGAGGTGGCGATCTTCAACGTCGCTTTGGATGAAGGGGAGATAAAGGAGATAATGGAGGGTGGATTGAAAACGAGTCTGGGCGTAAGTCCTCCCGGTAAATTGACGACGACATGGGGAGAGGTTAAGTGGTCGCTTCAAAAAGTGTTGCACTCGAGATCAAACCCGGAGTTGAGGTGA